Below is a window of Cytophaga hutchinsonii ATCC 33406 DNA.
CGTACATTGAGTGCTGTAAACGCTTCTCCTTTTTTAATGTCTTTTACAACATATAAAGAACGTTTGAACTGAAGGCTTTTCTTTTCTTTTTCGGAAAGAATATAATTTACTTTTCCCAAAGAAAGAAACGCGCGTTCTGTTTCAACAACCAGGTTTTTCAACTCTTCCGGTTCCAGTGAAAAGCTTGAATCAACACCGCCATCAGCTCTGCTCAACGTAAAATGTTTTTCTATGATACGTGCGCCCAATGCTACAGAAGCAATGGCAACGCCAATGCCCATGGTATGATCAGATAAACCCACCGGCACATCAAACAAAGTACTCATGTGCGGTATGGTATAAATGTTTGTACTTTCCGGTGTTGCCGGATACGTACTGGTACATTTTAATAATACCAGTTCTTTACAGCCATTATCTCTTAGCACTTTTACTGATTCCTGAATATCTGCAATGGTAGAAACGCCGGTACTCATGATGACAGGCTTATTTGTCTGCGCAACTTTTTTCAGTAAAATATGATCGGTGTTTTCAAACGATGCAATTTTATAACAAGGTACATCCAGACTTTCTAAAAAATCAACGGCAGTAGTATCAAACGGACTGCTGAAAGCAATCATACCGTGTGATTTGGCACGTTCAAATATCGGTGCATGCCATTCCCAGGGTGTATATGCCTGTTGGTATAATTGATGCAGATTCTGATTTTTCCAGATAGAGTTTTCATCCTTAATGATAAACTCGTCCGATGTTCCATTAAACGTAATAGTATCTGCTGTATAGGTCTGCAGTTTTAATGCGTGCGCACCTGCTGCTGCTGCTGCATCAACAATTGCCAATGCCCTGTCTAATGATTGATTATGATTTCCAGACATTTCTGCAATCACAAATGGCTTGTGATTTTCTGATATAATCGTACTTCCGATTTTAAACATGTTGTCTCAATAAAATAAATCTTAATTCCTGATCAACGGTATATTCTTCTTTCAATATAAAGCCTGCTTTTTCAAAGGCTTTTACTGAAGCGGTATTTGTTGCTTTAATATGCGCCGCTATAGGTTTTGTAAAATTACGGAAATATTCGGTGCAAGCCGAATCTATCATAAAAGCGGATAAAGACTTCCCTCTGAATGCGCTATCAATTGAAATTCCAATGACTGCCTCTTCTTCACCGCATTCAATACGTACTTGCCCTACAGGAATTTTCGCTGCATCTTCGAACACCAGCAGCAAGCTATCCGGAGAACTGATTTTCTTCAAAAACCATTCCGTATGTGTCTTTAAATCAATTTTATTGGTTCCAAAGGAATTTTTCCGTGTAACTTCATCATTGGCCCAGTTAAAATAGGTCATCAAATCCTGTTCGCGTGCTTTTCTGAAGGTTATTTGTACTTCGCTCATATCTTTTTGAAAGCCTGTTGAAACCGTTCTGCTGTTTTACCATCAAAAAACAGTTTTTGCTGATTGAGCGTTTCATCCCATTTTCCGGCATTGAATTCAAGGCTTTTTACCAAAACCGATTCTTCAACGTTTTTATCCAATACGTCCAGTGACAAGTTATTCTTTTTAAAGAACGCAGCATTTGACGCTTGATTTGCAGCTGTTAATACCCCTATGAATGGTTTATTTAAAATACACACTTCATATGCGATTGTTGAGCAGGATACAATAGCTACTGTACAGCTGTTTATCTCATCAATCATTTCTTCTGCAGACAAGCTTCTTTTGATGATCACGTCTGGTGAAGCCTGAAACGGTTTAAAACTTTCGCCGTTTTTATTTGCAGCACCCAGTATCAGCGTAATACTATAGTTTTCCTGCACAGCAAGAAGTGCGTGAACAATCTTCAAAGAAATATTATCCGGATCCGCACCGCCCAGATTAATCAATATAGTCTTTTTTATTTTATTGCCTGCATCCTTGTTTGCGGTTCTTTTATCAAAAAAAACTTTGCGGACTAATGCATATCCTGTCCCCAATAAAAAAGTAGTATATGCTGAAGCATCATAATCTGAAGCCTGTACAAGCCCGTTGTGATTAATAAGTACGTCTGCATATTGATGCCCGCTGACTAAATCGTCTATATACACCAATGAACGGCATTGCTGTTTAATAGCTTTTTGATACGCTGCATCAAATGCATATCCATCTAATACAACAATATCTTCTTTGGATAGTACCGTTAAAAAATGTGCTGCATCTTCTCTGTGATTTTTTGTTTCAGGAAGCGGAATAACTTCAGATACTGCTGAATGTAATAACTGAAGAATAGGCGCAGACGGATTTTGAATCGCAAATTTTACATAAAATACATCCTGCAGCATTTCACACAAAGCAACACAGCGCATGACATGACCCAGACCGATTTCAGAATTACCATCTGCTCTAAAAACAATTGTTGCTTTTCTATTCATGGGTGTTTTTAAATTCATCTCGTTGCTTCGCAATTCCGGAGAAAATGATTTCTCTTCTACACAACTCTTATCTGTTACCGATTAAGCGCACACCACTCCGACTGAACAAACGTATGTACGTAATTATTGCTGGCGTTTCAATTGTGTATATTTAAATTCAGCAACTTTCCAGTCTTCTTCTGTATCTATATCATGCGCGGCCATTTCATCAATTTCAATGCCGCTTGAATTAGCTGAGAGTAAAGCCCCTGAAGCGAGGAATGCGGGTACATTAAAAAAGTAAAACTGACCGGTATCATGGTAGGTTACTTCCAGATCCTGAGAACGCTTGAGTGCATTTTCAGGCTGTAGCCAGGCTAACTTATTTTCTTTAAATACCAATGCGCGTTGTATCGGAAATGAAAACCGTTGTATCGGAAAGACAGAATCCAATCCTTTTTCCATTAATAATGTATGTGCCTCGGATAAGATCTGCGCATCAACAAACGGTGCCGTTGGATATATGCAGCAGGCATACCGGTATTCTTTGCCCGATGTTTTATATACACCCAGTACTTCCTGCAGCACTTGTGCTGTTGTAGCAAAATCATCCGAAGAAGAACTGCTTCTTAAAAATGGCACACTCGCTCCATACGAGCGTGCTATTTCTGCAATTTTTTCATCGTCGGTAGAAACCATTACTTCATCAAAAAGCTTTGATGCAAGAGCGGCTTGTATTGAATATGCAATAATCGGTTTCCCTAAAAAATTTTTAATATTTTTCCCAGGTATACGTTTGCTTCCGCCACGCGCCGTTATAATTGCAACATTCATTAATCTGCTGTTATATTTTTTCTAATAAATACATACAATCTTTATTCCCTGACTCTGCCTGGCTTACATAAGGAAATAATTCTTTTTTCACCAATTTAAGATTTGGACAGTATTTCATAAAAAGATCTGCATAATCGGCTTTCCATAAATAATCTGTATTTCCTCTGTAATTGATTGTTGTTGTTTCTTCTGCGTAATATTCCCAGCCCCAGATGTATTTTTTAGAACAGCGTACCATTTCGCGCATCATGGTTGGCAGGTTATCCGGAGAGATATGGATCAATACACCATTGGTACAAACAACATCAAAGAAGTTATCTTTAAAAGGTATGTCAAAACCTGAACCCTGAATAACATTTATATTCTTTGTATATGCTTTTGCTTTTTCAACAGCATATTCCTGAAGTTCTACACCATATATATGTTTAAAACCTGAACGCTGTAAACCTGCCAGCTGCATTCCTGTATTACAACCTACTTCAAGTATGGAAGCATCTTTCGGTAATGCATTCAAAAACCGATCGTTCATTTCAACTTTAGAAATGCCCCAGTTCTCGATGTAAAATTTATCCCACTCTGCCGACTCTCTTGAATTACGGTCTGTATATTCTTTTCCGAATTCACCACCCCAAAATTGCTCTTGCTTCGTTTTCATATCTTAATCCTTAATCTTTTTTTATAATATAGCACGGTGTAACACAATACGGAAGACGTTTTATCGTAGCATCTTTATCTTTAAAATAATCATCCACGGCTTTGTTCGCACCCGGGAAAACATTTGCATAATCATCCAGCAAAATAACGCCTCCCTTACTAACCAACGGATAGAAATATTCTAACGCAGCCTTCGTAGGCTCGTATACATCTACATCAATATTTAGAAATGATATTTTCAGTTCCGGATGTTTTTTCAAATATTCGGGAATTGTTTTTACAACATCTCCTTTGATGAGATCTACATTCTCATCACATTTTTTATGCTTCAGCACGTCTAATAATTGTTCAACACCTATGCCCTGCTCCCCGCTGTCTGTAACAAATTTATCTCTCCATTTTTTATCTCCTTCAAAATCTGTTTGAGGAAATTCTCCAAAGGCATCAAAGCCAATAATTCTTTTCGCCAACGGATTCGTTAGTAACTGCCTGAACGCTGCAAAACGAACCAGCGACGCTCCTTTAAACACACCGCATTCAACAATAGCACCCGGCACATCTATGGTGTGTTTAAATAAATCATAATGCGCCATTACTTTTGCCATCCTGTTTACATCAGATGACAGATAAAAATTATTTTCGTATTGAAAGCTTTTAGAAAAATCAGGTAATTCTATCATTATCGTTTTTTATGTTTTTTTTTAAAATATATGATCGGCAGCAACTGCACCATTTAAATGAAAATCAAAATACCAGCCATTCAAGAAAGGATTGTCTGCATGAACAGTCATCCAGCCGGTACCACCTGCAAAGAAATCCTTTATATCTGAATCTTTTTGTGCATGTATTACTTCAATGGCATTGGCCTTGATGATAGCACTTTTTTCCAACGTAGCATTGTCTGCTTCTCTGTAGAACGTTAATACAACGTGTGCATCCTGATTATATGCTTTTAACGGAGATGAATTTGTAAGCACGATTTCCGAATTTCCAACATTTATAAATGGCGCCCACCGGAACGTACTCTTTTTTTGTAATATATTTGGGTTGCCAAGCTGAGGCGCAAAACAAATATTAGATGGAAATTTTACGTCTCTGTTTTTAATGCCGACATTCAACCCAAACTTTATTCTTGTAGGAATTTTTGTTTTGTTTTCCCAGTTGCATGTAATGTTGACAGATTTAATACTATGCGGATCAAACTTTTCTGCTTCTACAATTGCACCGAAATCAATGGTCTCATATTTATTGTCTGCACTTCTTATTGGTTTATATTGATTCAGCTTGCCTTTCGGATTTCCCTGCTGATCGAAGAACTCAAACGATAAGGTAAAATCTGAAGGAGAGAATATGGGATAAATTGCAAGATGCGTATAATAATCATCTTTCAGATACAAGGGAATGGCAACAGAACTATCATTAAACGCTTCATCCTTCCGGTTCCAGTACGATTTATCGTCACTTAATTCCGAAGAATCATAATAGGAATGCGTGATGCTGATTGCCTTTGATGCGGTGTCTATGTTACCGACTAAAAACCTTGGGAAAAAACCTTCAAAGTTATGTGCAAATTTAATTGTACCGGGCTGTTTTTGCAACAGCTTTTTTAGATCTATGTACTCATTGAGTTTAATAAAGGTAGTTTCTAACGGAGCAAGTGCGGGTATAGAAAAGCTGCCGGTATACTCCTGCCCGTGCGAATTATTTATCTTATATTCAATAACAGGATTTTTATTTTCAATCGGTCCGTTTGTTAATGCAATAAATGGTTCAATAGAATCATCTCCATATATATCAAAACCTGATTCCCGTACTTTATATTCTTCGTTTACCTTAAGATCTTCAATATCATTATATATGCGCCCTACCGTGTGAACAGCCGTACTGAAGTGTTCGTTACAGTACACCAATACAAATGCCGGATATGGAAAGACCAGATCTTTTGTTGAGAATATTTCAAGCTCCAGCGATCCTGTAAAATCCGATTCGCTGCCTGCCTTTTTAATGACTTCCGAAAACTCAGCGATTTCTATATTAAATGCTTTTGCTGTATCAATCAGCAAATACTTACGCGACAACAGATTTCCTTTCGCATTACGCAGCGTATAGAGCAATCCGATTTCTGTGATGTGTCTTTTAACAAGCCAATACCCCATAAACAGTATCTTGCTTGAATAATCGCTGTTCTGAATAACCGGAAAAATGGCAGAAGATCTGAATACAGGTTTTTGAGAAAGGGAAATATTTTCCCCAACAGTTTTTATAGCTTCTAAATGACTATAGTAAGACCGCATAAATAAATCAGTTGTAAAAGTTTAGTATCTTCTCAATCACATATACTTGCTCATCATCCGTCAATGTCGGGTACATAGGTATACTCAGACAATGATCGTAATATTTTTCCGCTACAGGCATATCTCCTTTTTTAGAACCCAGGCTTTGGTAATACGGCATCAGATGTACAGGTACATAGTGCACCTGA
It encodes the following:
- a CDS encoding GNAT family N-acetyltransferase; the encoded protein is MSEVQITFRKAREQDLMTYFNWANDEVTRKNSFGTNKIDLKTHTEWFLKKISSPDSLLLVFEDAAKIPVGQVRIECGEEEAVIGISIDSAFRGKSLSAFMIDSACTEYFRNFTKPIAAHIKATNTASVKAFEKAGFILKEEYTVDQELRFILLRQHV
- the pseI gene encoding pseudaminic acid synthase, coding for MFKIGSTIISENHKPFVIAEMSGNHNQSLDRALAIVDAAAAAGAHALKLQTYTADTITFNGTSDEFIIKDENSIWKNQNLHQLYQQAYTPWEWHAPIFERAKSHGMIAFSSPFDTTAVDFLESLDVPCYKIASFENTDHILLKKVAQTNKPVIMSTGVSTIADIQESVKVLRDNGCKELVLLKCTSTYPATPESTNIYTIPHMSTLFDVPVGLSDHTMGIGVAIASVALGARIIEKHFTLSRADGGVDSSFSLEPEELKNLVVETERAFLSLGKVNYILSEKEKKSLQFKRSLYVVKDIKKGEAFTALNVRSIRPCNGLHTRYYDSVLTKQANQDIKAGTPLSLDDLR
- the pseF gene encoding pseudaminic acid cytidylyltransferase; this translates as MNVAIITARGGSKRIPGKNIKNFLGKPIIAYSIQAALASKLFDEVMVSTDDEKIAEIARSYGASVPFLRSSSSSDDFATTAQVLQEVLGVYKTSGKEYRYACCIYPTAPFVDAQILSEAHTLLMEKGLDSVFPIQRFSFPIQRALVFKENKLAWLQPENALKRSQDLEVTYHDTGQFYFFNVPAFLASGALLSANSSGIEIDEMAAHDIDTEEDWKVAEFKYTQLKRQQ
- the pseG gene encoding UDP-2,4-diacetamido-2,4,6-trideoxy-beta-L-altropyranose hydrolase; this encodes MNRKATIVFRADGNSEIGLGHVMRCVALCEMLQDVFYVKFAIQNPSAPILQLLHSAVSEVIPLPETKNHREDAAHFLTVLSKEDIVVLDGYAFDAAYQKAIKQQCRSLVYIDDLVSGHQYADVLINHNGLVQASDYDASAYTTFLLGTGYALVRKVFFDKRTANKDAGNKIKKTILINLGGADPDNISLKIVHALLAVQENYSITLILGAANKNGESFKPFQASPDVIIKRSLSAEEMIDEINSCTVAIVSCSTIAYEVCILNKPFIGVLTAANQASNAAFFKKNNLSLDVLDKNVEESVLVKSLEFNAGKWDETLNQQKLFFDGKTAERFQQAFKKI
- a CDS encoding pseudaminic acid biosynthesis-associated methylase — its product is MKTKQEQFWGGEFGKEYTDRNSRESAEWDKFYIENWGISKVEMNDRFLNALPKDASILEVGCNTGMQLAGLQRSGFKHIYGVELQEYAVEKAKAYTKNINVIQGSGFDIPFKDNFFDVVCTNGVLIHISPDNLPTMMREMVRCSKKYIWGWEYYAEETTTINYRGNTDYLWKADYADLFMKYCPNLKLVKKELFPYVSQAESGNKDCMYLLEKI
- a CDS encoding TylF/MycF/NovP-related O-methyltransferase, producing the protein MIELPDFSKSFQYENNFYLSSDVNRMAKVMAHYDLFKHTIDVPGAIVECGVFKGASLVRFAAFRQLLTNPLAKRIIGFDAFGEFPQTDFEGDKKWRDKFVTDSGEQGIGVEQLLDVLKHKKCDENVDLIKGDVVKTIPEYLKKHPELKISFLNIDVDVYEPTKAALEYFYPLVSKGGVILLDDYANVFPGANKAVDDYFKDKDATIKRLPYCVTPCYIIKKD